A single region of the Musa acuminata AAA Group cultivar baxijiao chromosome BXJ1-11, Cavendish_Baxijiao_AAA, whole genome shotgun sequence genome encodes:
- the LOC103970796 gene encoding uncharacterized protein LOC103970796 isoform X1: protein MRAITRPASATLPLSETLTAGLNAYPVASFPLRRRRRLFFRSLGWCVVPAFLSIRLHRLHCFKKEQMKVIEPVELFQKLCSSGAVQKGRLLGLDVGQRYVGLAVSDVANRIASPGSVLVRKKTNIDIMAKVFQKLVSQHSLVGFVVGYPFCLWGQSSVEAVQVRLFMEDLRNTGRLNGLTYTYWDENYTSKCVEALLEPLDLNPVKSKTIKDKFAAVGILQGYLDNMNRKLKSGNLARE from the exons ATGAGGGCCATAACCCGACCCGCGTCGGCAACCCTTCCACTCTCCGAAACCCTAACCGCTGGCCTCAACGCCTACCCCGTGGCCTCTTTCCCTCTTCGACGGCGGCGACGGCTGTTCTTCAG ATCACTAGGTTGGTGCGTGGTGCCAGCCTTCTTGAGTATCCGGTTACATCGGTTGCATTGCTTCAAGAAGGAACAGATGAAGGTAATTGAGCCTGTGGAGTTGTTCCAGAAGCTGTGCAGTTCGGGTGCCGTGCAAAAAGGACGATTACTGGGATTAGATGTTGGGCAGAGATATGTTGGGTTGGCTGTTTCAGATGTTGCTAATCGAATAGCATCACCTGGAAG TGTCTTAGTCAGGAAGAAGACAAACATTGATATCATGGCTAAAGTTTTCCAGAAGTTG GTTTCTCAGCATTCTCTCGTGGGATTCGTTGTTGGTTATCCATTCTGCTTGTGGGGTCAATCAAGTGTAGAG GCTGTGCAAGTTAGGCTGTTCATGGAGGATCTACGCAACACAGGGAGACTTAATGGCCTAACCTACACATATTGGGATGAAAATTATACCTCAAAG TGTGTGGAAGCCCTGTTAGAGCCACTGGATCTAAATCCAGTGAAATCAAAAACAATCAAGGACAAATTTGCTGCTGTTGGAATACTCCAG